The following proteins are co-located in the Vidua macroura isolate BioBank_ID:100142 chromosome 29, ASM2450914v1, whole genome shotgun sequence genome:
- the PLEKHO1 gene encoding pleckstrin homology domain-containing family O member 1 — protein MKKNNSAKRGNQDGNQQPAQPEKVGWVRKFCGKGIFREIWKNRYVVLKGDQLYISEKEVKDEKNIQEMFDLSDYEKCEELRKSKSRSKKNHSKFTLAHSRQPGNTAPNLIFLAVSPEEKESWINALNSAITRAKNRILDEVTVEEDSFLAHPTRDRAKIQHSRRPPTRGHLMAVASTSTSDGMLTLDLIQEEDASPEDHGTCEESFRVDLDKSVAHLTAGRRRSDSENTKSSEKGRTGSLPRQEVTSWDRAGQRNDSFDKGTMYTPQVPKKLSHSEKNKCASMEEILSRRDSSTHRAVLRKGLEAQFASAEPEQLSRIQELVALKLEKTQELLTEVKGYGEGKRKTKDSNTSTTITTTSSSSSSSKSDSERILQESERLLGEASSTWSQAKRVLQEIKELRDLYKQFELQQSDSKPKQSSQSQFRKSMM, from the exons ATGAAAAAGAATAattctgcaaaaagg GGGAACCAGGATGGAAACCAGCAACCTGCGCAGCCGGAGAAGGTCGGCTGGGTGCGGAAATTTTGCGGGAAAGGCATTTTTAGGGAAATCTGGAAAAACCGTTATGTGGTTCTGAAGGGAGATCAGCTTTACATCTCGGAGAAGGAG gtaaaagatgaaaaaaacataCAGGAAATGTTTGACCTGAGTGACTACGAGAAATGTGAAGAGCTCAGGAAGTCCAAAAGTAGAAGCAAAAAGAACCACAGTAAATTTACCCTTGCCCACTCCAGGCAGCCTGGAAACACG GCACCAAATCTGATCTTCCTGGCTGTGAGTCCAGAAGAGAAAGAGTCCTGGATTAATGCCCTCAACTCTGCAATTACACGTGCTAAAAACCGGATCTTGGACGAG GTCACCGTGGAAGAGGACAGTTTCCTTGCCCACCCGACGCGTGACAGAGCCAAGATCCAGCACTCCCGGCGCCCTCCCACGCGGGGTCACCTCATGGCTGTG GCATCTACCTCAACCTCTGACGGAATGCTGACCCTCGACCTGATCCAGGAGGAAGACGCCTCTCCGGAGGACCACGGCACCTGCGAGGAGAGTTTCCGGGTGGATCTGGACAAGTCCGTGGCACACCTCACTGCGGGGCGGCGCCGCTCGGACTCGGAGAACACCAAGTCATCGGAGAAAGGGCGGACAGGGAGCCTCCCCCGACAGGAGGTGACCTCGTGGGACAGAGCCGGGCAGCGCAATGACTCCTTTGACAAAGGGACCATGTACACACCGCAGGTCCCCAAAAAGCTCTCACACtcagaaaagaataaatgtgCCTCCATGGAAGAAATCCTGTCCCGACGGGACTCTTCCACGCATCGGGCGGTGCtgaggaaggggctggaggcTCAGTTTGCCTCGGCAGAGCCGGAGCAGCTGTCCCGGATACAGGAACTGGTTGCactgaaactggaaaaaactCAGGAACTGCTGACAGAGGTGAAGGGCTACGGGGAAGGCAAGAGAAAGACCAAGGACTCCAACACCAgcaccaccatcaccaccacctcttcttcctcatcATCTTCCAAGTCGGACTCTGAAAGGATCCTGCAGGAATCTGAGAGGCTGCTGGGGGAGGCTTCCTCCACCTGGAGCCAAGCCAAGAGGGTGCTGCAGGAGATCAAAGAGCTGAGGGACCTGTACAAACAGTTTGAGCTGCAGCAGTCAGACTCGAAGCCCAAACAGAGCTCACAGTCGCAGTTTAGGAAGAGCATGATGTGA
- the VPS45 gene encoding vacuolar protein sorting-associated protein 45 isoform X1, which translates to MNAVLAVRQYVSKMIEDSGPGMKVLLMDRETTGAVSVVYTQSEILQREVYLFERLDSPNREPMKHLKAICFLRPTKENVELLVQELRRPKYSIYFIYFSNVISKSDVKALAEADEQEVVAEVQEFYGDYIAVNPHVFSLNLLGCCRGRSWDPAQLTRTTQGLTALLLSLKKCPMIRYQLSSEPAKRLAECVKQVITKEYELFDFRRTEVPPLLLILDRSDDAITPLLNQWTYQAMVHELLGINNNRIDLSRVPGISKDLREVVLSAENDEFYANNMYLNFAEIGTNIKNLMEDFQKRKPKEQQKLESIADMKAFVENYPQFKKMSGTVSKHVTVVGELSRLVAERNLLEVSEVEQELACQNDHSSALQSVRRLLQSPRVSELDAARLVMLYALRYERHASSGLPALLEELRGRGGTDRYRKLVSAVVEYGGKRVRGSDLFSPKDAVAITKQFLKGLKGIENVYTQHQPLLQETLDQLIKGKLKDSQYPYLGPNTLRDRPQDIIVFLIGGATYEEALAVFNLNRSNPGVRIVLGGTTIHNTRSFLEEVTAAGFRGRSTDSSQVPPRSSSRR; encoded by the exons ATGAACGCGGTGCTGGCGGTCCGGCAGTACGTGTCCAAGATGATCGAGGACAGCGGCCCCGGCATGAAGGTGCTGCTGATGGACCGGGAGACG ACCGGCGCCGTGAGCGTGGTGTACACCCAGTCCGAGATCCTGCAGCGCGAGGTTTATCTCTTCGAGCGCCTGGACTCGCCCAACAGGGAGCCCATGAAGCACCTCAAGGCCATCTGCTTCCTGCGGCCCACCAAG GAGAACGTGGAGCTCCTGGTGCAGGAGCTGCGAAGGCCCAAGTACAGCATCTACTTCATCT ATTTCAGCAACGTCATCAGCAAGAGCGATGTGAAGGCCTTGGCTGAGGCCGATGAGCAGGAGGTCGTGGCTGAAGTCCAG gAGTTCTATGGCGACTACATTGCGGTGAACCCACACGTCTTCTCCCTGAACCTCCTGGGCTGCTGTCGG GGCCGCAGCTGGGACCCGGCTCAGCTCACCAGGACAACCCAAGGgctcactgctctgctcctgtccctgaaGAAGTGCCCCATGATCCGCTACCAGCTCTcctcagagccagcaaagcGCTTGGCCGAGTGTGTGAAG CAAGTGATCACGAAGGAGTACGAGCTGTTTGATTTCCGGCGCACCGAGgtccctcccctgctcctcatcctggACCGGTCGGACGATGCCATCACCCCACTCCTGAACCAG TGGACGTACCAGGCCATGGTGCACGAGCTGCTGGGGATCAACAACAACCGCATCGACCTGTCCCGGGTGCCGGGGATCAGCAAGGACCTGCGGGAGGTCGTCCTGTCAGCTGAGAACGATGAGTTCTACGCCAAC AACATGTACCTGAACTTCGCTGAGATTGGCACCAACATCAAGAACCTGATGGAGGATTTCCAGAAGAGGAAGccaaaggagcagcagaagctggagtCCATAGCGGATATGAAG GCCTTTGTGGAGAACTACCCTCAGTTCAAGAAGATGTCAGGCACAGTGTCCAAGCACGTGACAGTGGTGGGGGAGCTGTCCCGGCTCGTGGCGGAGCGGAACCTGCTGGAGGTGTCAGaggtggagcaggagctggcctGCCAGAATGACCATTCCAGTGCCCTCCAG AGCGTGCGgcggctgctgcagagcccgcGGGTGTCGGAGCTGGACGCGGCACGGCTGGTGATGCTCTACGCGCTGCGCTACGAGCGCCACGCCAGCAGCGGCCTCCCGgcactgctggaggagctgcgcggccgcggcggcACCGACAGGTACCGCAAG ctggtGTCCGCCGTGGTGGAGTATGGAGGGAAGCGTGTCCGAGGCAGTGACCTGTTCAGCCCCAAGGATGCCGTGGCCATCACCAAGCAGTTCCTCAAAGGCCTGAAG GGCATCGAGAACGTGTACAcccagcaccagcccctgctccaggaaACCCTGGACCAGCTCATCAAGGGAAAGCTCAAGGACAGCCAATATCCCTACCTGGGCCCCAACACGCTCCGGGACAG GCCTCAGGACATTATCGTGTTCCTCATCGGAGGGGCCACCTACGAGGAGGCTCTGGCTGTGTTCAACCTGAACCGCTCCAACCCCGGCGTCCGCATCGTCCTGGGTGGCACCACCATCCACAACACCAGGAG CTTCCTGGAGGAGGTCACAGCCGCAGGATTCCGCGGTCGAAGCACTGACAGCTCCCAAGTCCCACCAAGGTCCAGCAGCCGACGGTGA
- the VPS45 gene encoding vacuolar protein sorting-associated protein 45 isoform X2, with product MNAVLAVRQYVSKMIEDSGPGMKVLLMDRETTGAVSVVYTQSEILQREVYLFERLDSPNREPMKHLKAICFLRPTKENVELLVQELRRPKYSIYFIYFSNVISKSDVKALAEADEQEVVAEVQEFYGDYIAVNPHVFSLNLLGCCRGRSWDPAQLTRTTQGLTALLLSLKKCPMIRYQLSSEPAKRLAECVKQVITKEYELFDFRRTEVPPLLLILDRSDDAITPLLNQWTYQAMVHELLGINNNRIDLSRVPGISKDLREVVLSAENDEFYANNMYLNFAEIGTNIKNLMEDFQKRKPKEQQKLESIADMKAFVENYPQFKKMSGTVSKHVTVVGELSRLVAERNLLEVSEVEQELACQNDHSSALQLVSAVVEYGGKRVRGSDLFSPKDAVAITKQFLKGLKGIENVYTQHQPLLQETLDQLIKGKLKDSQYPYLGPNTLRDRPQDIIVFLIGGATYEEALAVFNLNRSNPGVRIVLGGTTIHNTRSFLEEVTAAGFRGRSTDSSQVPPRSSSRR from the exons ATGAACGCGGTGCTGGCGGTCCGGCAGTACGTGTCCAAGATGATCGAGGACAGCGGCCCCGGCATGAAGGTGCTGCTGATGGACCGGGAGACG ACCGGCGCCGTGAGCGTGGTGTACACCCAGTCCGAGATCCTGCAGCGCGAGGTTTATCTCTTCGAGCGCCTGGACTCGCCCAACAGGGAGCCCATGAAGCACCTCAAGGCCATCTGCTTCCTGCGGCCCACCAAG GAGAACGTGGAGCTCCTGGTGCAGGAGCTGCGAAGGCCCAAGTACAGCATCTACTTCATCT ATTTCAGCAACGTCATCAGCAAGAGCGATGTGAAGGCCTTGGCTGAGGCCGATGAGCAGGAGGTCGTGGCTGAAGTCCAG gAGTTCTATGGCGACTACATTGCGGTGAACCCACACGTCTTCTCCCTGAACCTCCTGGGCTGCTGTCGG GGCCGCAGCTGGGACCCGGCTCAGCTCACCAGGACAACCCAAGGgctcactgctctgctcctgtccctgaaGAAGTGCCCCATGATCCGCTACCAGCTCTcctcagagccagcaaagcGCTTGGCCGAGTGTGTGAAG CAAGTGATCACGAAGGAGTACGAGCTGTTTGATTTCCGGCGCACCGAGgtccctcccctgctcctcatcctggACCGGTCGGACGATGCCATCACCCCACTCCTGAACCAG TGGACGTACCAGGCCATGGTGCACGAGCTGCTGGGGATCAACAACAACCGCATCGACCTGTCCCGGGTGCCGGGGATCAGCAAGGACCTGCGGGAGGTCGTCCTGTCAGCTGAGAACGATGAGTTCTACGCCAAC AACATGTACCTGAACTTCGCTGAGATTGGCACCAACATCAAGAACCTGATGGAGGATTTCCAGAAGAGGAAGccaaaggagcagcagaagctggagtCCATAGCGGATATGAAG GCCTTTGTGGAGAACTACCCTCAGTTCAAGAAGATGTCAGGCACAGTGTCCAAGCACGTGACAGTGGTGGGGGAGCTGTCCCGGCTCGTGGCGGAGCGGAACCTGCTGGAGGTGTCAGaggtggagcaggagctggcctGCCAGAATGACCATTCCAGTGCCCTCCAG ctggtGTCCGCCGTGGTGGAGTATGGAGGGAAGCGTGTCCGAGGCAGTGACCTGTTCAGCCCCAAGGATGCCGTGGCCATCACCAAGCAGTTCCTCAAAGGCCTGAAG GGCATCGAGAACGTGTACAcccagcaccagcccctgctccaggaaACCCTGGACCAGCTCATCAAGGGAAAGCTCAAGGACAGCCAATATCCCTACCTGGGCCCCAACACGCTCCGGGACAG GCCTCAGGACATTATCGTGTTCCTCATCGGAGGGGCCACCTACGAGGAGGCTCTGGCTGTGTTCAACCTGAACCGCTCCAACCCCGGCGTCCGCATCGTCCTGGGTGGCACCACCATCCACAACACCAGGAG CTTCCTGGAGGAGGTCACAGCCGCAGGATTCCGCGGTCGAAGCACTGACAGCTCCCAAGTCCCACCAAGGTCCAGCAGCCGACGGTGA